From a region of the Entelurus aequoreus isolate RoL-2023_Sb linkage group LG27, RoL_Eaeq_v1.1, whole genome shotgun sequence genome:
- the LOC133644356 gene encoding laminin subunit alpha-4-like codes for MVAVTVNDGSGNVSVSVTHPNLCDGEFHAIKVSKHRRVIRLKVDSLSKKKAGADVPATHSSILRALYVGGAEQVNGAAVTSPFVGCLRNVSLNNKRVAFETGARVVGHVAVNRCPAS; via the exons atg GTGGCCGTCACCGTCAATGATGGAAGCGGCAATGTCAGCGTCTCCGTGACTCACCCCAACCTCTGTGACGGGGAGTTCCACGCCATTAAAG TTTCCAAACATCGGCGAGTTATCAGGCTGAAGGTGGACTCCCTGTCGAAAAAGAAGGCGGGAGCTGACGTGCCCGCCACCCACTCATCAATACTGCGAGCCCTTTACGTCGGAG GGGCCGAACAGGTCAACGGCGCCGCCGTGACGTCGCCGTTTGTGGGCTGCTTGCGAAACGTGTCGCTTAACAACAAACGTGTTGCGTTTGAGACCGGGGCGAGGGTGGTCGGCCATGTTGCCGTCAACAGATGCCCGGCGTCCTGA